The Bacteroidota bacterium DNA segment ATATTATTAATGATTTCTTGAGGTTTTAGCTCATTTTTAAACAGAGTTGACAGATTAGGATCTTGTTCAAAATTTAAATAAATGTAGTTTGAGTATTCCTTTTGCCCAAATTCACTTATTAGATAAGTTTTACCAACCTGACGAGCACCTTGCAACAACAGTGGTTTACGATTTTGGCTATTTTTCCAAACCAACAAATTTTTGTATAAACTTCGTTTCATAATTTTATCTCCAAAAAAACGTTACAAACATACAAATATATCTCCCAAAAAGTGTCATACCTGTGCAATTTTATCTCCAAAAAAGTGTATTTCCTATCAAATTTTTAATAAAGAAAATGGAGTACAGCCACGTTTGGTGGTTGTTGCGGGAACTAAGTCAATCTTTCGCTATCAAGGTGTAAGTGCATGAAAATCAAAAGCTACAGTTAATAGGCACTCCTCAAGTTAGTTTAACCAAAAGAATAATAATAAATCATAAAGAAAATATCTTCATCATCAAGGCTTGAGTAGAATCAACGCCAATTTTCGAAAGTATTTTCCGCCGATGTGTATCTACCGTATGCTTACTGATGAACAATTCGTCAGCAATTTTTTTGCTGGTAGTTCCATTTATCATGTATTCAAATATTTCTGTTTCTCGCTCCGAGAGCTTATAATCTAAAGCATATTTTTTAGCAATATTTTGTATGTCAACTGATTTGCCATTCAATCGGGAGATACATGCTTTCAACTCAACAATATCAATGGGTTTTACAAGATAGTCGAAAGCTTCTTGTTTAATTGCCTTTATCGCATAATGATTGAAAGCAGTTACAAAAACAATTTTTGATTTTAAGCCCGCTTCTCGCAGAGATTTCACCAAATCGAAACCTGTCATCTCCGGCATTTCAACATCAGTGAAAACTATATCGGGTTTGAGTTTGATAATTTCAGGAATGGCTATTTTTGGATATATAAAATCTGCTACAAGCTCAATTTCAGGAAATGATTTTAAGAGAGATTTAAACCTTCTTATTGCAAATTGTTCATCATCAACCAGTATTGCAGTCATAATCTTATTTTAAATTGATCATTGATAATTGAAACATTTAGTCATAATGAAACCTGCATTTTGCTATGTGTATTTCATTGTCCTTAACCCGATAAATAAGTCTGTGTTCGCCATCAATTCTACGCGACCAGAATCCATTATATTTATGCTTCAAAGGTTCCGGTTTCCCAATTCCTGAGAATGGTTCACGAGAAATATTTTTTAGCAAATCATTAATTCTTTTTAAGGTTTTTTTATTGGATTTTTGCCAATATAAATAGTCCTCCCACGATTCATCTACAAATATATATTTCATGAATCAATGAGGTCTTTATGAAATGACGACTTGCTTTTCAATTTTTCTATTGCTGAATCCAACCTGCTTTCATTTGTTCTTGAAGACAATTCATGTTTGGTCGCATTTAATGAATTGTATTCATCTAATGAAATTACAACCACTCCTGAGTCTTTGCCGCGATTAATAATCAAGGTTTCAAAGTTATTAGTAACATTATCAAGATATTTTTTAATATCCTTTCTGAAATCCGAAATTGATGTTGTTAACATTATCCGTCTATTTTAGTACACAATAAAGTACAAATATATGTACTAATATTTAGAATTCCTAATTTTTCTTTTCATGCACAAATTTTCCTTTAATTGAGTACCATTGTATAATTGAACCATTGAATAATTGTATAATTGTATAATTGAACCATTGAATAATTGTATAATTGAACCATTGAATAATTGAATAATTGAACCATTGAATAATTGAATAATTGAACCATTGAATAATTGAATAATTGAACCATTGAATAATTGAAAATTTACACAGGTATTTCAATTCTTACTTTTGTGCCACTTTTGTCCGGCTCATTTTCTTCAATATCAGTCATATTATATTTTATTCTTTTGCCCGATAGTTTTTTGTAAAGCTCCAAAATTTCATCAGCTATTCCGATGCCTTTTCCGGTTCCTTTAGTGTTTTGTTCTTTTGCTTGCTTTCTGCCAATTCCATTATCTACGATTTCTATGAAAATATTTTTGCCGGTTTTCGATGCTTTTATTGTCAAATATCCATCCTCTCGTTTCGGAAGCAAACCATGTTTTATGGCATTCTCAACAAAAGTATGAATTATCATTCTTGGAATTTCTATTGATAGTTTCACTGTTTCGTCCACCTCTATAGAATAATCGAAACAATTGCTGTAACGAACTTTTTGTACCTCAATAAAATTCCGGCAAAACTCCAGTTCTTTTTTTAAACTCACTGTAACTTTATCGCTATTCATCAATGATTGTTGCATCAGATTCGAAAAACGCTGCATAAATTTTTCAGCAAGTTTAATTTGTTGCTGGTCATACATTCCTGAAATTGAATTAAGAACATTTATTGTAAAATGAGGGTCTATTTGGTTTTTCAGGGAAGAGTATTGGAGTTTTAAAACTTGTTTTTCTTTTTCGTATTTTTCTTTGGCAAGTCTATTTTGAACCTGATTTAAGGAATAAAAAAACAAATAGAAGATTAGAAAAATGGCAATGTAGATTGGATATTGCCAAAAATACAAAGGATTAATTGTGAATTCGTAAGTATATGAAACACCCCCAGAATTAATGTGTAAAAATCTTCTTTTATCCTTGGTTACTTGAGTTTGTATTTTTCTCGACATTCCTGTTCTTGCTATCGTTCCTAATTTATGAATTTCTTTAAGATGCTCATCAAGAACAGTCACACTATTGTGCCCATCAGTAAAAATTATAAACTCCTCTATTGAGTCTCCATCAATATCGAAATTAACAACTTGTTGTTTTGGGATATTCCTCATGCTTGCAGGTAGATTGATTGGTTGAATAAGTTGTGGCGAAATAATTTCGAAGCTTTCGTTTTTGTTATTTGAAATTAATAATCGTTCCATACTTTTTGATTTTAAATGTAAATAATTGTACGAATTAGCATCTGAATATTCAAGCAAATTTATTTCAGAAACCTTCTTTCCCAAGGGTGTATAAAAAAAAGTTTTTGTATACTTCCTTCTTCAACGGTTCGTATTTGATACAGACAAGCAAAATAGTTCTCATTATTAAAAACAATATGACAAGGGTCAACAGTACACATATCTCCTTCAAACTTTACTGGTTTAAATTTGAATTTTAGATTGGTGTCAAATACCATTAAATATCCATTATTGTCCCTGTATGGGATATCTTCAGTATAATTATCTGGTGAAGTAACCATTCCAAATATTTCATCTATAGAATCGTTATCAATATCAGCAAAATGTACATAATTAGAAAAACCTGCACCTGATTTTGGGGAACTATTTATTGTTTGATTCTGAATATCGTAACAAAACAAATTTCTTGGATATCCTGAGTACCCACTACCAAGATAAAAATATACTTTTTTTGAAGCATTTTTCTTAGGACTCATTACCTTCCCTCCAAACAAAAACACATCAATATCATTTGTTTGATTATAATTTGATTTTGCAATAAATTTGTGCCTAATTATAAATTCTTTTTCTCCAAAGAACTCAATCCCATACAAAAAAAGTGAATCATTCGATTTGGTAACAGTGTACATTTCTTCCAATCCATCATTATCGTAATCTCCAAAAACTGGGATATGTATATCCAACCAACTTCCTTTTGGATTCCATTCCTTAAGTAAAAGACCATCTTCGTCCATAACTAAAACAATTGGGCAATTCTTGTCGTTGTTGTTTACGTTTATATGTATTGTTTCTTTTAATCCATTTCCATTCAGATCATGATAGAAGGTTTCCTGATGCTGATCAATTCTTCTACTATCCATTAAGCTCACATTTGTCTTCGAAAAGTCGAATGGTAGCAAATACAGAAATACAGAACCAAAAATTACAGTATAAAACACTGGGTTTGTTATTATCTTTCTATACATATTTAAGGTAAACACTTATGACAAAATTATATAATTACTAAAAATACTTAATTTTTGTTTTACAAACATACTACTTATCTTATTATTAGATAGATTAACATTCATAAATTTACAAAACATATCATTCCGTAATTATTGCTAATTTATTTATTAAGCGAGTAAAGGTATCCAATAATACTCATCTATTTGTATTAAAATCAATATTAATGAGTATTGTAGGATTTTTTAAATCGCTAAACCTTTGCCAACGAAAATTATTGAGATGTTTTATTTTTTAATATTAATTTAAATTATTGGTTATGAAAAAGTTTATTATTATTAGTGTTTCTTTTCTTTTTTGTGCAAATTTTCTATTTGCACAAAATTTATCGACAGGTTTGATTGCTTATTACTCATTCAATGGCAATGCAAACGATGAAAGTGGGAATAATTATCATGGTGTGGCCAATGGAGCAACCTTAACAACAGATCAATTTGGGAATCAAAATTCAGCTTATTATTTTGATGGTATCGATGATTGCATATTACTTAATCCCATAGGCTTGCAGGGCTGTTATTCAATAAGGCTATTACTGAAACCAGAAGATGTATCAAGTAGTACCCAAGAATTATTTATTTCAAATGGTTTTAGTAGCAATACTCAATTTGTACTTAGAAACGATGGTAGTATTGGTTTTGATTTTTGGCCCTTAGATTATCTGCATACTACTGATAACCATATAGTTAATAATTATTGGTATGATATTGTTCTAACAAGAGATTCATTAAATCGTAAAATATTTATTAATGGAATTGAAGTTGCATCAGCTACAACAAACCTACAAAATAATGATAGTGATGGCTGGTCTATTGGAGGGCAACAAGTTTATAATCAATATTATTATAAAGGCATTATGGATGAAATTCGGGTCTATAATCGCCAACTTTCTGTGAATGAAATTAATGAATTGTATTATGAAGGTAATTCGTCAACAATAACACAAGAATCATTAGGAATTGTTCCATTTGCTTATGGGAGTATGGTTTCAGTTCCTAATACTGTAGATGGTAATATTTATTTGTTAGGTGGTCGTGTAGGAGGTTCCGTTTACATATCGAGTGACACAATATGGAAATACAATCTTGCACAGCAAAACTGGAGTCCTGAAAGCTATTATCTTCCGTATGGGATTGACTATTCATCAGCAAGTTATTTGAATGATCATATTTATATGTCTCCAGGATTTGCTACTGGAAATTCAAATGGATGGGGTAGCCACAACAAAATGATTGATGTAGATTTGTCAAATCAAATGGCTTCAGAAACTCATGCTTTTACAGGTTTTTCAAGTATATGGTTTTCCAGTAATTGTGAATATAACGGAAAGATTTATTTCATAGGTGGTCATAATGGTTCAGACCAGACAGAAATATTTGAGTATGATCCAATATCAGATACATTAATTCATGTTTCTGATTTGCTTAATGCAACAACAGGAGCAACAGTATTTGTAGGTTCGGATAATTGGATTTATATTTTAGGACATCATGCTACAAACCATATTAATCAAAGATTTAATCCTTTGACTTATCAAACAGAATTGCTATCAACAAGTATGAAATCACCATGTAATTTTTGGCATATAGAGAATAATAATGAATTATACTATTTCTACCGAAGTGCAAGTGACACTTTAGTATATAAATATAATTACATTTTAGATGTGATTAATACGACAGAGTTTTCTGTACATGGTCAGTTTGAGAATGTTTTTAGTATTAGTCATCCTAGCGATCCAAGAGTAATTTATTCATTAAAAGTCAATTCAGCTTCTAATCAATCAGATGAATTAGTAAAACTAACTTTAAATATTTCTGTTCCACCAGTACAGATAATTCCAAATTTCATTGCTACTAACACAAATGCTTTTGTAGGTGATACAATTCAATTAACTGACCTTTCAACCGGAAATCCAATAAGTTGGTTATGGGATTTTGGAGACAGCACAACCTCTACATTGCAAAATCCATTGTATATTTATTCGAGTGCAGGACAATATGATGTTTCATTGATTGTTTCTAATGGAACAACAAGTGATACATTAGTTAAATATGGTTATATTCAAGTTGATAGTCCTGTACTAACAACACCAGATTGGTCATACACCATAACTTCCACAAACCACACAATCCTTATCCATGAATCCACTCCAATTACAATAAATGGAATTCAAATTGAACCTGGTGATTATGTAGGAGTATTTTACGATTCATTGGGAACTTTGAATTGCGGTGGTTATCGGATTTGGGAATCAACAAGTACAACTATTTCAGCATGGGGTGAGGATATTGGAAATGATGGCTTTGTTGCCGGAAAACAATTTAAGTGGAAAATTTGGGATGCTTCGGAGAATATTGTGTATGATGTATATGCAACCTATATACCAATTTCTATTAATAATCAAATATTTAATCAGGGGAATTTTGCAGTAAACGGAATAAGTGGTTTGTCTTCATTAAGCACAAGAGAATCTCAGGAAATTGTTTTACCTTATGGTTGGAGTATTTTCTCAACATATATTAATCCAATAAATTCATCTTTCGATACAACCTTTAATGAGATAGTTTCAAATGTTGAAATTGTTAAAAACTATCTCGGACAAACTTATTGGCCATTTTATGGAGTAAACTTAATTGGAAATATTTCTATTTGTGAGGGTTATCAAATTAAAATGAATCTTGAAGATACATTGATAATTACAGGTTTATCTGTTCACCCCGAAAATACAAATTGCGATATCCCTGCAGAATGGTCGATAATATCATATTTGCGTAAAAGCCCTTCATCTGTAGTTGATATGATGAGCACTATTGTTAGCGATATTGTAATTGTTAAAGATTATTTGGGTGAAATATACTGGCCATTATATGGTGTTAATTCCATTGGGAACATGGATCCAGGCGAGGGCTATCAAATAAAAATGCTCAATGCAACAACTCTAACATATCCTGCAAACACAGCAAATGTTTCAAAATCAAATATCCAAATTTTAAAACCTAATTATTTCAAAGGAGTGAAAAACACCGGCTCAAATATGACTCTCGGAATTCCAAAAACTGCTTGGGAAATAGAACCACAAATTGGAGATGAAATTGGAATTTTCTGCGAAAACGGAAAACTTGTTGGCTCATCAGTTTTTATCGGCGAAAACCTTGCAATTTCCATTTGGGCAAATGATGATTTGACGGAAGAAATTGATGGAATGATAGAAAGTGAGAAATTTATTATTAGAATTTGGGGTGGCGAAAATGAGCAAATTCTTGAAATCGAAAACTGGCTTGAAGGCGATGAATTTTATGGAACAAATAAAATCTCAGTTGCTGAAAAACTTTCAACTTTCCAACTTTCAACTTTCCAACTTCATCAGAATACTCCAAATCCATTCTCAGAAAATACAGAAATAAGCTTTTATATTTATGAAAATGCTTTTGTAGAAATTGAGTTGTTTGACATTCTTGGAGAAAAAATTGAAACTATTCAGGCACAAAATTATCCTGCCGGAAATCATTCAATTGTTTACGATAAGAAAAATTTGCAGTCAGGAGTTTATTTTTACCGACTTTCAGTTAAAGATTTTTCTGCAACTAAGTCTTTGAGTATATTTTAGTAAGGTGCTATGTTCAAGACAGATGCGACTGAAATAAAAATAAGCTTATTGTAGAAAAAAAGCTTAATGAATAAAAAAATGGGATTACAAAGCCTGACATTTGCAATCCCATTTTTTATTGCTTTTACAAGTAATAACATAAGTTTGCATAGTATATTGGATTTTCTGACTTCATCACAGATTATCAGATGGTATTAATTTATAAGAGGAAATAAAGACATATTTACTTATTGAAGCTTATAAAAAGTAAAAATATTTTCGCATATTTGGGTTTTTTAGTTGAATAAGATTAATATGATTAATGATATAGAAAAAACAAATCAGCATAATAATACAAAATTAAATGTTGATAAGATTGTTCACTATTGGGTCGAAATGTCCGATAACGATTTTGATATTATGATTGATATGTATAGAATAAAACGATATAATTGGTCATTATTCATTGGACATCTCGTTATTGAAAAATTAATTAAAGCTACATATGTAAAAATAAATCAAAAACATCCGCCTTTTTATACATGATTTACTAAAATTGATAAGTCGTTGCAAGATCTCAATCACAGGTGAACAAATGGATATCCTTGATACCATCTCAACTTTTAATATAAATGCACGCTATGATGACTATAAATTAGCATTTTACAAAAAGTGTGATTTAGAATACACAAAAAAATGGATAAAGAACATTAAAATTATACGACTATGGATAAAAAATACGCTATTAAAATAGTGAATGATTATATTTCCTTTTTAAAGAACGAACAAAAACTTGATTTGCACCAGGTTTTTTTATTTGGTTCATATGCCAAAAACAAACAAAATCCTGATAGCGATATAGATGTAGCCATTGTTTTCCACAAGCTAAGCGATAGGTTAGATATGCAATTGAAACTGATGAAATGGCGGCGTAATTTTGATTTATCCATAGAACCGCATCCATTCGATAAATTCACATTCAATATTGACAACCCTTTTGCATATGAAATAATTGCAAATGGATTGAAACTTACTAAGTAATTTTCACATAAAGTTCAAAAACCAGTTAGGGAGTATTTCTAAGCTCTATTTGTGAATATTCTCATTTCACATCAACATTTCAAAAATAGGAGTAATGTTCAATGGTTAAAAATAAATTAAAGTAAATCCGGCCGCAACCTCTTAGTCCGCTCAAGTGCCTGTTCAAATTTCCATTCCTCAATTTCTTTGTCGTTTCCCGAAAGCAAAATATCCGGAACTTTCCAGCCTTTATATTCTGAGGGGCGGGTATAAACGGGCGGGGCTAACATATCGTCCTGAAAAGAATCGAACAATGCTGATGTCTCATCAGAAATTACACCCGGAATCAATCTTACTAAACTATCAACAATTACTGCCGCAGCCATTTCGCCACCCGTGAGAACATAATCGCCAATGCTAATTTCTTTAGTGATAAGATTGTCTCTAACCCTCTGATCAACACCTTTGTAATGTCCACACAAAATTATTAGATTTTTTTTCAGTGAAAGCGAGTTTGCCAATCCCTGATTAAATTTTTCTCCATCGGGCGATGTGTAAATTATTTCATCATATTTGGTTTGCTCTTTTAAATGTTGTAATGCAATATCAATTGGTTCAATATTTAAGACCATTCCTGCCCCACCACTGAAAGCATAGTCATCAATTCGCCTATGTTTGTCTTTGGTGAAATCACGCAGATTATGAATATTAATTTCAACAATTCCTTTATCTATTGCTCTTTTTACAATTGAATGCGAAAACGGACTGTCCAGCAATTCTGGTAAGGCTGTAATAATATCTATACGCATAGATTTTCTAATTGAATATTAAAGAATTTGAGATCTTTTGATTGCACTTAAAATCAGAAACTTACTAATGAATCTATTCCAAATTGTTTGTAGAAAAATCTACACAAAACTTTTTAATCTCGTCTCTTATATGCCTGAATTTATCTAAAATTTCTTCTTCAGTACCTTTTGCTTTAGCCGGATCTTCAAAACTTTTATGAACTTTTTGGGCTCTATTTGGAAACACCGGACAATTTTCTTTTGCGTTTTCGCATACAGTTAATACAAAATCGAAATCAATTCCAAGAAAATCATAAACAAGGTCGGATGTGTTAGAACTGATATCTACACCTACTTCAGCCATTACTTTTACTGCAGTTGGGTTGACACCATGTTTTTCCACTCCTCCACTATAAACTTCAGCTTCATTCTTAAAAAAATATTTCATCCAACCCTCTGCCATCTGCGAGCGACATGAATTTCCTGTACAAATTATCAAAATTTTTTTCATTCTTAAAAAAACTTAAAATATTTTTTAATAGTACAAAAATAGATTTATTTCCGTTTATTGTACATATTTTATAAATATTAAACATTTTATCTTCGTTTGAATGACTGATTTGAAAATGAATTTATTTCGCTTGAAAGCTATAATTATTGCATCCATTTTTATATCCATGTTTTCTATGAATTCGTTTTCGCAAGAGCGGAAATTAATTCAAATTTCAGGTGTAATTCAAAATGACAGTTTAAGTACTTTACCTTTTGTTACAGTTCTGGTTGAAAATACAGGTAAAGGAACAATCTCAAATTTTTTTGGATATTATTCCTTGCCAGTTCATATTGGCGACACATTGAAATTTTCTTTTGTTGGCTGCAAAGACTTCCAATTTATTGTACCCGACACAATAAAAAACAGCAATTTTTCCTTCGATTTTGTAATGGATATGGACACAATTCTTTTGCAAGAAGCCATTGTTTTTCCATGGAACACCTACGAGCAATTTCTTATGGCTGTAGTCGAAATGGAAATTCCTGAAAACGATATGGATAGAGCAAACAGAAATCTGCTCCGCCTAAAAGAACAAATTCTGAATATGGAATATTATCCTGTTGATGCCAGTTTAAATTACAAATACTTTATGCAAGGACATTACGACAGAATATATACTGCAGGACAATATCCTGTGGTGAGCCTCTTAAATCCATTTGCCTGGGCTCAATTTTTTAAAGCTCTGAAAAATGGAGATTTCAAACGAAAAGATTAATTGCCTTTCGATAAAACAAAATATTCTAAGATAATTACCTCAATTTATCTAAAATATAAATATTTACTGAAATTTTCGTTGCAAATTAGTATGCTTAAAAGCAAGAATGATGCAAGGTTTCAATAATTTCTACTTAATCTTTGAGCAACTTAGTGCAATAGCTCTTTCACAAAGAACCACGAAGAAAACACTGAGTTTCACAGATAAAGCCTATCATTATCTTCGAGTATCTGACACAGATTAGTTGCAAATTTTCTAACTAAATATTTCCCAATAGCAACCTTTTTTTGAATTCTGTCATCTGTGAAAGAAATCAATTAATAGATGATGGATTTAGTATTTCTGTATATTAAGAAAAAGACCATAATAGTTGGCTTATTGGTATTTGCATATATTTCTATTGTTTCTTGCGAAAAAAAAATAGATACACAAGATGGTTCTACCGATGTTGAATTTAATCTTAAAGAATTAGCTTTGGTAGAATCTGGAAACGAATTTGGACTTGATCTATTCAAAAGAACAGTGCAAAATGAAGCTACCGATAAAAATATTTTTGTCTCTCCCACAAGCATTTCAATAGCCTTGGCAATGACCTACAATGGAGCCGATGAAGAAACCAAACTTGCATTCGAAAATGTTTTAAAACTTAATGGACTTACAGTTGATGAAATAAATCTTTCATATCAAAGCCTCATAAATATTCTTACAACAATCGATAATGATGTTTTGCTAAAAATTGCAAACTCAATTTGGTATAGAGATACGTATTTTGTCGAACCCAATTTTCTTGATGTAAATTCTACTTACTATAATGCAGAAGTTTCAGCTCTCAATTTCGAAAACCCACAGTCAGTAGATATTATAAACGATTGGGTTTCGCAAAATACCAACGATTTGATACCTGAAATTGTAGATGAAATTAGTCCAAATACTATTATGTTTCTAATAAATGCAATTTATTTTAAAGGAACATGGACCTATGAATTTGATATTGATAATACCTTTGAAAGCCCGTTTTATTTGCAAAATGGAAATTCAGTTTCAGTTCCGACCATGAATCAGACCGGTGAATTTAATTATTTTGCAAACGAACAAATCGAAATTTTGGAATTGCCATACGGAAATGCCAACTATTCAATGTTAATTATACTTCCAAAACCTGAAATTCATATAGACAGCATTGTTTCTCTGATGGACGAAAATGTTTGGGAAGAATGGATAAACAACTTGCTACCAACAGAAGATGTTCATGTGTATTTACCGAGATTTAAGTTTGAATACGAAAAAACTCTAAACGAAATATTAATAGATATGGGTTTGGGCATTGCATTTTCAGGAGCTGCCAATTTTTCAAAAATCAACCCAAACAACGAACTGTTCATCTCAAAAGTTAAGCATAAATCATTTATTGAAGTAAACGAAGAAGGAACAGAAGCAGCGGCTGTTACATCTGTCGAAATTAATTTAACAAGTGTCAACGGTGTTTATTTTAATGCAAATCGTCCTTTTATTTTTGCAATTAAAGAAGCAAACTCAAAAGCAATTGTTTTTATTGGCAAATTCGCTAAACCATAAAATTGTCCCCCCAATTTTATTGTAATTGCCATTACTAATTCCCCCTAAGCTAAGCTTCTCAGAATTCAAAACAACTGAGAAGCTTTTTTTTGATAAAGTCTCATCAAATGATAAGAGCATCATACAAAATCTCCACAGCATGAAAAGCTTGTCGTTGAGTACCATCTTTTATTTGGTGACGACAACTGGTTCCATCGGCTGCAATCACAACATTTTCATCACTTTTTCTAATATTTGGAAACAAAACCAATTCCCCAACTTTCATAGAAAAATCGTAATGCTCTTTTTCGTAACCAAACGAACCCGCCATACCGCAACAACCCGATGGAATTTCTTCCACTTCATAGTTTTCAGGGAACGACAGAATGGCTTTTGTAGGAATAGTTGAAGCAATGGCTTTTTGCTGGCAATGCCCATGAAGAAGAACTTTCTTCTTTTCTTTGGTGAACATATTTTTTGCAATTTTTCCGGCTTCAATTTCTTTCGAAAGAAATTCATCAATTAAGTAAGAATTTGCGGCAAGTTTTTTAGCATCATCAACGAGCGAAGAATCAACAAGTTCGGGGTATTCATCTCTGAATGAAAGAATTGCCGATGGTTCAATTCCAATCAATGGAGAATTTTCAGAAACAAAATCTTTAAGCCAACTCACATTTTTGTTGGCAATAGTTTTTGCTTTCCGCAACAAGCCTTTCGACAAGAAAGTTCGGGCACTGACTTCATGTTTTGGAATTTTCACTTCGTAGCCTAAAATCGTTAGCAGACGAATGGCATTTATTCCTACATCTGTGTCATTATAGTTTGTAAATTCATCATTAAATAAATATACTTTTCCATTCGAAAAATCGGAGCTTTTACATCCTATTGATTTTTTAAACCATTTGTTTAAAGTCGATTTTTGCAAAAGTGGCATTTTTCTTTTTGTAGAAAAGCCCAAAATAGATTGAAAAATATATGAACTTATCCTGTTTTTTAAGAAAAAGTTTGAAAATTGGGGTAATATTGAAAGAACTGCATTCAAATTAGAAATATGAGCAATTGCCTTTGCCCGTAGCGGAATACCATTTGCATCATAATAATGTTGCAGAAATTCGGCTTTCAGTTTTGCCATATCAACACTTGATGGACACTCCGATTTGCAAGCCTTGCAAGACAAACACAAATCCATTATCTCATAAATCTCTTTATGATTGAATGGGTTCGATTTTTTGGAATTAGTTAAAAATTCCTGCAAAATATTTGCACGTGCTCGTGTTGAGTTCTTTTCGTCGTGGCTTGCCATAAACGAAGGGCACATTGTCCCGCCAATTTTCTCCGATTTTCGGCAATCGCCTGAGCCGGAACACTTTTCTGCTGCCCGCACAATTCCTTTTGTATTTGAAAAATCGAAAATAGTTTTAATATCAGGGCTTGGTTTTTCCGAGCTAAATCGCAAATTC contains these protein-coding regions:
- a CDS encoding serpin family protein — protein: MMDLVFLYIKKKTIIVGLLVFAYISIVSCEKKIDTQDGSTDVEFNLKELALVESGNEFGLDLFKRTVQNEATDKNIFVSPTSISIALAMTYNGADEETKLAFENVLKLNGLTVDEINLSYQSLINILTTIDNDVLLKIANSIWYRDTYFVEPNFLDVNSTYYNAEVSALNFENPQSVDIINDWVSQNTNDLIPEIVDEISPNTIMFLINAIYFKGTWTYEFDIDNTFESPFYLQNGNSVSVPTMNQTGEFNYFANEQIEILELPYGNANYSMLIILPKPEIHIDSIVSLMDENVWEEWINNLLPTEDVHVYLPRFKFEYEKTLNEILIDMGLGIAFSGAANFSKINPNNELFISKVKHKSFIEVNEEGTEAAAVTSVEINLTSVNGVYFNANRPFIFAIKEANSKAIVFIGKFAKP
- the trmD gene encoding tRNA (guanosine(37)-N1)-methyltransferase TrmD, with translation MRIDIITALPELLDSPFSHSIVKRAIDKGIVEINIHNLRDFTKDKHRRIDDYAFSGGAGMVLNIEPIDIALQHLKEQTKYDEIIYTSPDGEKFNQGLANSLSLKKNLIILCGHYKGVDQRVRDNLITKEISIGDYVLTGGEMAAAVIVDSLVRLIPGVISDETSALFDSFQDDMLAPPVYTRPSEYKGWKVPDILLSGNDKEIEEWKFEQALERTKRLRPDLL
- a CDS encoding arsenate reductase ArsC — its product is MKKILIICTGNSCRSQMAEGWMKYFFKNEAEVYSGGVEKHGVNPTAVKVMAEVGVDISSNTSDLVYDFLGIDFDFVLTVCENAKENCPVFPNRAQKVHKSFEDPAKAKGTEEEILDKFRHIRDEIKKFCVDFSTNNLE